Proteins from one Blattabacterium sp. (Blattella germanica) str. Bge genomic window:
- the folK gene encoding 2-amino-4-hydroxy-6-hydroxymethyldihydropteridine diphosphokinase, with product MKEHHVFLLQGSNKKNRKEYLDQSLIFISQKIGKIIQKSSYFESEAWNMKNSTNFYNQALHVKTNHSPINLLKNILNIEFLIGRRKNYNYTGEYKDREIDIDILFYDSIIISSSILTIPHPLLHMRKFVLEPMCEISPNQNHPIFNLTLLEILGLCTDKLNVKKL from the coding sequence CTTTTTGTTACAAGGGAGTAATAAAAAAAATAGAAAAGAATATTTAGATCAATCTTTAATTTTTATATCTCAAAAAATTGGAAAAATTATTCAAAAATCTTCATATTTTGAAAGTGAAGCATGGAATATGAAAAATTCGACAAATTTTTACAATCAAGCTTTACATGTAAAAACTAATCATTCTCCCATTAATCTTTTAAAAAATATTTTAAATATAGAATTTCTTATAGGAAGAAGAAAAAATTATAATTATACTGGAGAATACAAAGATAGAGAAATCGATATAGATATTTTATTTTATGATAGTATCATTATATCTAGTTCTATTTTGACTATTCCACATCCTTTATTGCATATGAGAAAATTTGTTTTGGAACCTATGTGTGAAATTAGCCCTAATCAAAATCATCCCATATTCAACTTAACTCTTTTAGAAATATTAGGATTATGTACAGATAAATTAAATGTAAAAAAATTATAG